A genome region from Astyanax mexicanus isolate ESR-SI-001 chromosome 19, AstMex3_surface, whole genome shotgun sequence includes the following:
- the hmox1a gene encoding heme oxygenase 1a has product MDSKTSSKAANKAGSDLSEQIKEITKDAHVRAENTQLMLNYQKGQITQAQYKLLLCSLYEIYRVLEQEMDRNSRHPAVEPIYFPQELARVEALERDLEFFFGLQWRKRVTVPAATLRYAERLREIGRSSPNLLVAHAYTRYLGDLSGGQVLGKITQKTMGLSGNEGVAFFSFPEVSSAHRFKQMYRSRMNSIELSEEERKKVLDEAVKAFEFNIEVFDDLQRILSITEQASGGSGEGKTPTTPLSAVSRSAVAQFTLGVCAALVTVGMGVYAF; this is encoded by the exons ATGGACAGCAAGACGAGCAGCAAAGCAGCCAACAAAGCTGGAAG TGATCTGTCAGAGCAGATTAAAGAGATCACCAAAGACGCCCATGTTCGTGCTGAAAACACCCAGCTAATGCTGAACTACCAGAAAGGACAGATCACCCAGGCTCAGTATAAG CTTCTCCTGTGTTCCCTGTACGAGATCTACCGGGTGTTGGAGCAGGAGATGGACAGGAACTCGCGTCACCCAGCTGTGGAGCCCATCTATTTCCCTCAGGAGCTGGCCAGGGTGGAGGCCCTGGAGAGGGATCTGGAGTTTTTCTTTGGGCTGCAGTGGAGAAAAAGAGTTACAGTACCTGCAGCGACGCTCAGATAtgcagagagactgagagag ATTGGCAGAAGCAGCCCCAATCTCCTGGTGGCCCACGCTTACACCCGTTATCTTGGTGACCTGTCAGGAGGGCAGGTTCTGGGGAAAATCACCCAGAAGACTATGGGACTCAGTGGCAACGAGGGCGTGGCCTTCTTCTCGTTTCCTGAAGTGAGCAGTGCTCATCGTTTTAAGCAAATGTACAGAAGCAGGATGAACAGCATTGAACTGAGTGAGGAGGAGCGCAAGAAGGTCCTGGATGAGGCAGTTAAAGCTTTCGAGTTCAACATTGAG GTATTTGATGACCTTCAGAGAATCCTGAGCATCACAGAACAGGCATCTG gtggcagtGGAGAAGGAAAGACACCGACCACACCATTATCTGCCGTTTCAAGATCTGCAGTCGCTCAGTTTACGTTAGGAGTGTGCGCAGCACTGGTGACTGTTGGAATGGGAGtttatgctttttaa